One window from the genome of Mucilaginibacter ginsenosidivorans encodes:
- a CDS encoding LLM class flavin-dependent oxidoreductase, with product MKKIGFLSFGHWSNHPSYKTRTAADTLLQSIDLAVAAEQIGLDGAYFRVHHFAAQLASPFPLLSAIGAKTSKIEIGTGVIDMRYENPMYMVEDAGAADLVSGGRLQLGISRGSPEQVIEGWRHFGYEPLPGETDADMGRRKALEFLNKLDGEGFAEPNPYPMFPNPPGLLRLEPHAEGLRERIWWGAASNATAVWAAENAMNLQSSTLKFDESGKPFHIQQAEQIRLYKEAWKKAGHQREPRVSVSRSIFALVTDLDRAYFGQAKGADSFGYIEPNKRAVFGKSYAAEPDQLIKELAGDEAIREADTLLLTIPNTLGVDYNVHVLSMILQHVAPALGWR from the coding sequence ATGAAAAAGATCGGATTCCTATCATTCGGGCATTGGTCAAACCACCCCTCCTATAAAACCCGTACCGCAGCCGATACCCTGCTTCAGTCTATCGACCTGGCCGTTGCCGCCGAGCAGATCGGTCTGGATGGCGCTTATTTTCGCGTCCACCATTTTGCGGCGCAGCTGGCATCGCCGTTCCCCCTGCTGTCGGCCATAGGCGCCAAAACCAGCAAAATAGAGATAGGCACGGGCGTTATCGATATGCGTTACGAAAACCCGATGTATATGGTGGAAGATGCCGGCGCTGCCGACCTGGTATCGGGCGGGCGCCTGCAACTGGGCATAAGCCGCGGCTCGCCCGAGCAGGTGATAGAGGGCTGGCGCCATTTCGGGTACGAACCTTTACCCGGCGAAACCGATGCCGATATGGGTCGCAGGAAAGCGTTGGAATTTTTGAATAAACTGGACGGTGAAGGCTTCGCCGAGCCAAACCCCTATCCTATGTTCCCCAATCCGCCGGGCCTGTTACGTTTAGAGCCCCATGCCGAAGGATTGCGCGAACGCATCTGGTGGGGAGCCGCATCCAACGCAACCGCGGTTTGGGCTGCCGAAAATGCCATGAACCTCCAAAGCTCTACCCTCAAATTCGACGAAAGCGGCAAACCTTTTCACATTCAACAAGCCGAACAGATAAGACTTTATAAGGAGGCCTGGAAAAAAGCAGGCCATCAGCGCGAACCGCGGGTTTCGGTTAGCCGCTCTATTTTTGCGCTGGTAACTGATCTTGACCGGGCTTACTTTGGCCAGGCCAAAGGCGCCGACAGTTTCGGTTATATCGAACCCAACAAACGCGCCGTCTTCGGCAAAAGTTATGCCGCCGAACCCGACCAACTGATCAAAGAATTAGCCGGCGACGAAGCCATCCGGGAGGCGGACACCCTGTTGCTCACCATACCCAATACCCTCGGCGTGGATTATAATGTGCATGTGCTGTCAATGATACTGCAGCATGTGGCACCGGCCCTGGGCTGGCGTTAG
- a CDS encoding alpha/beta hydrolase-fold protein, whose protein sequence is MKNLLLKITLTCLLFGFAGVNAQELMMYQQPKDYEMPPKMIPTVRKYWVSLPKDYNETTDRYPIIFLFDGDEQFLRNLILFDADQLTKTGEIPPCIIVGIIQRNRALDFGPLYAVKSNPNSSKVNGDKFFDFLKEELLPELKKNYRTQDFKIGIGHSLGGLFLLNSFTKDPGFFNAIVAFSPALEMNRDSTLFSNLQKTLRSKLDRQTFFCWSSGTDGINEVTFRPASGVLGKLLADNPNPLLKYKYVDLPGKYHNNTPLYTMLDAFGFVFSDWDIAKWYRGLFYDKSVEPVAANNQRNALIKKLYGFDEDPTDDRIQNNVGGQLLLRKRYAEALPYLKKAVEMKPGSSGYSEDLGEAEENLKNYPAAISALKTALANLDKNADDYKERSEQYQTGIKRLEGLIKQ, encoded by the coding sequence ATGAAGAACTTACTTTTAAAGATCACCCTAACCTGCCTTTTATTCGGTTTTGCCGGCGTTAATGCCCAGGAATTAATGATGTACCAGCAGCCCAAAGATTATGAAATGCCACCCAAAATGATCCCCACCGTCAGGAAATATTGGGTTAGCCTGCCTAAAGACTACAACGAGACCACCGACCGCTACCCTATAATTTTCCTCTTTGACGGCGATGAACAGTTTTTAAGGAACTTAATTTTGTTTGATGCCGACCAGCTAACCAAAACAGGAGAGATTCCGCCCTGCATTATAGTGGGGATTATTCAAAGAAACCGGGCTTTGGATTTCGGGCCGCTTTATGCCGTAAAATCAAACCCGAACAGCAGTAAGGTAAACGGTGATAAATTTTTTGATTTTTTGAAAGAGGAACTTTTGCCAGAATTAAAAAAGAACTACCGGACACAGGACTTTAAAATTGGTATAGGCCACTCCTTAGGCGGACTTTTTTTGCTGAATAGTTTCACCAAAGACCCGGGATTTTTTAATGCCATTGTGGCCTTCAGCCCGGCATTGGAGATGAACCGCGACAGCACCTTATTCAGCAACCTGCAAAAAACCCTTCGTTCAAAGCTTGATAGGCAAACGTTTTTCTGCTGGTCGTCAGGCACTGATGGTATCAACGAGGTTACATTCAGGCCGGCGTCCGGGGTGCTGGGTAAACTGTTGGCGGATAACCCGAATCCACTCCTAAAGTATAAATATGTTGATCTGCCCGGCAAATACCACAACAACACACCGTTATACACTATGCTCGACGCTTTCGGCTTTGTATTTTCCGACTGGGATATTGCCAAATGGTACCGGGGCCTGTTTTATGATAAAAGTGTGGAGCCTGTTGCCGCCAACAACCAAAGGAACGCGCTCATCAAAAAATTGTATGGGTTTGACGAGGACCCAACCGACGACCGTATCCAGAACAATGTGGGCGGGCAGCTTTTATTGAGAAAAAGATACGCGGAGGCTCTGCCGTATCTAAAAAAAGCGGTGGAAATGAAACCGGGCAGCAGCGGCTATAGCGAAGACCTGGGCGAAGCAGAAGAAAACCTGAAAAATTATCCGGCTGCCATATCGGCGCTCAAAACAGCCCTGGCAAACCTGGATAAAAATGCTGATGATTATAAAGAACGGTCGGAACAATACCAAACCGGCATCAAACGGCTGGAAGGGCTGATAAAACAATAA